Part of the Syntrophorhabdus sp. genome is shown below.
CGTGATGCCTTGCCTGTTGGCGGGTTATGAGTTCAGGATACTCTTTGCCCTTTCGTCGAGAACATCGGTGATGTAGGGTATTCCCGTCTCCTTTTCAACGTCCCTGTTGGCCGAGAATATGTCCTCCCTTCCGATGTCCTTCAGGTTGAACTTGCGGGCACCCGCCATGAGCTGCTGGAGACCGGCGGCCAGCTTGTCCGCCAGGGTCCACATGGCGATGGCGCCGAAGGGGATCTTCTTCATCTCCGACGCACCCACCCTCTTCTGGACATCATAGTAACCGGCAAAGATCTCATCGGCCGAGGAACCAAGTTCCTTCACCGCGGGAGCGAGTTCGTCCCAGTTGCCGTTGACCTTTGCCCTGTTCTGCGGCTTCAGCACGCCTTCGATGTTGGAACCCACGAAACCGGGTATCATGGCGGCCCTGCCCATGCAGATCATTTTCGTGTACGGTGCGCCGAGCGCGAGCGCCTTGAATATGTGGTCCTCACGAGCCAAACCTCCGGCAAACGCCAGGTCCACGACCTTCTGTCCCTTTGCCGCTATGATCGTGGCGTACTCGTACGCCTTGCTGTGAAGCAGAAGCGAGGGCACTCCCCATGATTCCATCATGTTCCACGGACTCATGCCCGTCCCGCCACCGGAACCGTCAATGGTGAGCAGGTCGAGCTTCGCGTCCGAAGCGAACTTGAGAGACATCGCGAGAGCTTCCATGCCGTAGGAGCCGGTCTTGAGGGAGATCCTCCTGTACCCGAGCTTCCGAAGATAGTTGACGGACTTCATGAAGCTCTCCCGCACCTTTTCGGGCGTGGAGAGGTCCGTATAACCAAGCCTGCTGTGGCGGGCAAAGGATTTCACGGCACCGTGCTTAAAGGCCTCCTGGACCTCAGGAACGCCGGGGTCGGGGTCGACGACATAGCCCCTGTTCTTGAGGAACAGGGCATAGTCGAGGCTGTCCACCTGGATCTCGCCGCCGATGTCCTTTGCTCCCTGGCCCCATTTCAGTTCTATGATCACCTTATCGCCGTACTTGTCGATGACATACTCGGCCACACCGTTGCGCGTGTCCTCGACGTTCATCTGCACGATGATCGCCCCGTAGCCGTCATAGTACCTCAGGAACGTATCGATGCGCCTGTCCAGCTCCGGCGCCTTCTCGATCCTGCCATCGTTGATGATGGCCTCTTTGTCGATACCGACAACGTTCTCCCCGACAACGATCGGAATGCCGACGAGGGCGGCGCCGGTAGCAAAGGAATCCCAATACTTCGCGGCGATGAAGGTGGAGCCGAGGGCGCCCGTCATGATAGGCATCCTGGTCTTAGTGACCACTTTCGACCCGAATTCGGACTCAATGCTGACGTTCGGGAAGATACAATCGTCCGCCGTGCTCTTCAATCCCTTCGGAAGGCCCCGAACACCGTAGAGATACCCCTGGATCCTCAGCGCGTTGTAATTCACGCCGAGATGGGTCGTGTTCGCGCTGCCTGCCGTAACGGTGCCGAAGTCTCTCGGGTAGAGGATCTTCCTGCCTTTCAGGCTCGACAGGAACGTTTCGCATCTCCCTTTGCAGTCCGCCCGGCACAGGGTACAGAGTCCCGATTCCGCCGGATTGCCACGGTTCACGGTTCCAATTGCATCATTGGTCTTTGACCACTCTATCATGTCAACCTCCCTCGTGTATTCTTTACGGTAACTTCCTGCCATGGTACCGGCAAGCTATTGCCGTTCCGCTTTCGCACAGAATAGCAATACGCGACTTCTCTGTCAACAACAATTTTATTGCTGTTACAGGCTATATGGAGATTCCTGTTGCAAAGTGGCCCGTCATGAGATATCATAGATTAACCGGCAATTTTGCCGTTTACACATTTTGTTTTGCCGTAAAGGAGTAACGTGACATGGAAAAGAAGAGAAAGAAGGACCTCCTGATCCTGGGAATC
Proteins encoded:
- a CDS encoding FMN-binding glutamate synthase family protein; the protein is MIEWSKTNDAIGTVNRGNPAESGLCTLCRADCKGRCETFLSSLKGRKILYPRDFGTVTAGSANTTHLGVNYNALRIQGYLYGVRGLPKGLKSTADDCIFPNVSIESEFGSKVVTKTRMPIMTGALGSTFIAAKYWDSFATGAALVGIPIVVGENVVGIDKEAIINDGRIEKAPELDRRIDTFLRYYDGYGAIIVQMNVEDTRNGVAEYVIDKYGDKVIIELKWGQGAKDIGGEIQVDSLDYALFLKNRGYVVDPDPGVPEVQEAFKHGAVKSFARHSRLGYTDLSTPEKVRESFMKSVNYLRKLGYRRISLKTGSYGMEALAMSLKFASDAKLDLLTIDGSGGGTGMSPWNMMESWGVPSLLLHSKAYEYATIIAAKGQKVVDLAFAGGLAREDHIFKALALGAPYTKMICMGRAAMIPGFVGSNIEGVLKPQNRAKVNGNWDELAPAVKELGSSADEIFAGYYDVQKRVGASEMKKIPFGAIAMWTLADKLAAGLQQLMAGARKFNLKDIGREDIFSANRDVEKETGIPYITDVLDERAKSILNS